A genomic region of Rhodohalobacter sp. 614A contains the following coding sequences:
- a CDS encoding NAD(P)/FAD-dependent oxidoreductase — translation MAGSVHVDGIILGAGITGLSCAEALLQKRKTCVVLDPNEIGYGASCSPGMLVNPATGRRARKAWKAKKCFNLISDVLHRVQAEFGQTIFETSGVIRPALTKKLSKNFEQSPGKYEWPDGWIEWLPKDEFSKQFPVFKNHFGGLFVRNAMTVNGNLFIKAFAEYLDRRDIHILSGINYDLQQFRKKWEANLANSQTYEADFVIDATGYQQVKSEEWNMVPLHPVKGQTATFFFDEPLPFKTSVSSLGYMAFIKDQPNQITVGSTYEHNFTHLKPDENGLNYLKKKLDTTFPGLIDKSISIEQWSGVRVSIQDKKPVIGPHPDKKGLYMIGALGSKGLLMGRFMADTLVEHILNGSSIEKTISIERFL, via the coding sequence CACGTTGACGGAATTATTCTTGGTGCCGGAATCACTGGCCTCTCTTGTGCCGAAGCACTTCTTCAAAAAAGAAAAACCTGTGTGGTTTTGGATCCGAATGAGATTGGTTACGGTGCTTCTTGCTCTCCTGGAATGCTTGTGAACCCGGCTACAGGACGCCGTGCCCGAAAAGCATGGAAAGCTAAAAAATGTTTCAACCTGATTTCAGATGTATTGCATCGTGTCCAGGCAGAATTTGGCCAGACCATATTTGAAACGAGCGGAGTTATTCGGCCTGCACTCACTAAAAAACTCTCCAAAAATTTCGAACAGTCCCCGGGAAAATATGAATGGCCGGATGGATGGATTGAATGGCTTCCGAAAGATGAATTCTCAAAACAATTCCCGGTCTTTAAAAATCATTTTGGCGGATTATTTGTGAGAAATGCAATGACCGTCAACGGAAATCTTTTCATCAAAGCTTTTGCTGAATATCTCGACCGGCGGGACATCCATATACTTTCAGGTATAAATTATGATCTTCAACAGTTTCGAAAAAAATGGGAGGCAAATTTAGCAAATAGCCAAACGTATGAAGCTGATTTTGTAATTGATGCAACGGGCTATCAGCAGGTTAAATCTGAGGAGTGGAATATGGTGCCGTTACATCCGGTCAAAGGTCAAACAGCCACCTTCTTTTTTGATGAACCTCTCCCCTTCAAAACCTCCGTCTCCAGCCTTGGCTATATGGCTTTCATCAAAGATCAACCCAATCAAATTACAGTTGGAAGCACGTACGAACATAATTTCACCCATCTGAAACCGGATGAAAACGGATTAAACTACCTGAAGAAAAAACTGGACACCACTTTTCCCGGTTTGATTGACAAAAGCATTTCGATTGAACAGTGGTCTGGCGTGAGAGTCAGCATTCAGGATAAGAAACCGGTGATCGGACCTCATCCCGATAAAAAAGGATTATATATGATTGGAGCGCTGGGATCAAAAGGATTATTGATGGGCCGATTTATGGCAGACACTTTGGTTGAACATATCCTGAACGGGAGTTCAATTGAAAAAACTATTTCGATTGAAAGGTTTCTCTGA